A window of the candidate division KSB1 bacterium genome harbors these coding sequences:
- a CDS encoding putative N-acetylmannosamine-6-phosphate 2-epimerase yields MTRDGFLAAIRGGLIVSCQADPGDPLEDTAMMAAMARAAAAGGAVAIRAEGAANIRAIKAAVALPVIGLRKRHYPESPVYITPTLEDALEVVAAGADVVALDATSRSRPGGQALSSLVEELKRRGVLVMADVSSLEEGLAAAALGCDLVGTTLSGYTGAAPPPDLPDLELVAALRARFGADVPVIAEGRIWTPEQAVEALNCGASAVVVGTAITRPAALTRRIAQALSRHQARLRATAVGIDLGGTRTLVGIGDLAGDFRHEQAFSTPWRLGMAAVVGKLTQAVQQVIQAAGATPCAVGVAATGRVDVEKGMVVGGVPLAHDYLAYPLRKELSRALRLPVHVENDVNAAAYAEYQLLPLPRPSRFAVVTIGTGVGGGILIDGQLVRGINAGEIGHLCVRQGGRKCRCGARGCLEAYVSRRLLAQQALSTARQGLVPLATDREPTAEELAALLRVGEPHLSSLFNRQLDYLACALASLRNIVDPDIVVLGGELSALGEHLLEGLRVRVGPRPPLRCAHLGNRAGAVGGAQLALLRFA; encoded by the coding sequence ATGACGCGCGACGGATTCCTTGCTGCAATCCGGGGCGGACTCATCGTCTCGTGCCAGGCGGACCCAGGAGATCCCCTGGAGGACACGGCCATGATGGCTGCTATGGCCAGGGCTGCTGCGGCGGGAGGCGCGGTCGCCATTCGCGCTGAGGGTGCGGCCAATATCCGGGCGATCAAGGCGGCGGTGGCTCTGCCAGTGATAGGCCTGCGCAAAAGACACTACCCGGAGTCGCCTGTCTACATCACCCCGACGCTGGAGGATGCGCTCGAGGTAGTCGCAGCGGGTGCGGATGTGGTCGCCTTGGACGCCACCTCGCGTTCCAGGCCTGGCGGTCAAGCGCTGTCGTCTCTGGTGGAGGAGCTCAAGAGACGGGGGGTGCTGGTGATGGCCGATGTGTCCTCACTCGAGGAAGGCCTTGCTGCGGCAGCACTGGGTTGTGACCTGGTAGGCACGACCTTATCCGGGTACACTGGCGCTGCGCCGCCACCGGACCTGCCCGACTTGGAGCTCGTGGCGGCGCTCCGTGCCCGGTTTGGGGCCGATGTGCCCGTCATCGCAGAGGGGAGAATCTGGACGCCGGAGCAAGCGGTGGAGGCGCTCAACTGTGGGGCATCTGCCGTAGTGGTGGGCACGGCCATCACCCGGCCCGCAGCTCTCACGCGACGGATCGCCCAGGCGCTATCCCGGCACCAGGCGCGTTTGCGGGCTACCGCCGTGGGCATTGACCTGGGTGGCACGCGGACACTGGTGGGTATTGGGGACCTCGCGGGGGACTTCCGCCACGAGCAGGCCTTTTCCACCCCTTGGAGATTGGGGATGGCAGCAGTGGTCGGCAAGCTGACCCAGGCCGTGCAGCAGGTGATCCAGGCCGCAGGAGCGACTCCCTGTGCGGTGGGTGTTGCCGCCACGGGCCGGGTGGACGTGGAGAAGGGAATGGTGGTTGGTGGTGTGCCGCTGGCGCACGACTACCTCGCCTACCCGTTGCGCAAGGAGCTAAGCCGCGCTCTGCGGCTGCCGGTGCATGTGGAAAACGACGTCAATGCCGCTGCCTATGCGGAATATCAGCTGCTTCCGCTGCCACGACCGTCGCGCTTTGCCGTGGTGACCATAGGCACGGGCGTGGGGGGTGGGATACTTATTGATGGCCAGCTGGTGCGCGGCATCAACGCCGGCGAGATTGGCCACCTGTGCGTGCGCCAAGGCGGTCGAAAGTGCCGGTGCGGTGCGCGTGGTTGCCTTGAGGCCTATGTGTCCAGGCGGCTACTTGCGCAACAGGCGCTCTCGACGGCACGGCAGGGCCTGGTACCGCTCGCGACCGACAGGGAACCCACTGCCGAGGAATTGGCCGCCCTGCTACGGGTCGGGGAGCCGCACCTTTCCTCCCTGTTCAACAGGCAACTCGACTATCTGGCCTGCGCTCTGGCCAGTCTCAGGAACATTGTCGATCCGGACATCGTCGTGCTCGGCGGCGAACTCTCGGCGCTGGGCGAGCACCTGCTGGAAGGGCTGCGTGTGCGTGTTGGGCCCCGCCCGCCGCTTCGCTGTGCGCACCTCGGCAATCGGGCAGGCGCCGTAGGAGGAGCCCAGCTGGCCTTGCTGCGTTTTGCCTGA
- a CDS encoding glycosyl transferase family 36, with product MQKYGTFSEDRKEFIITRPDTPKPWVNYISNGRYTGLVSQTGGGFSFCPSPRDDRITRWRYNGLPMDRPGRYLYLRDRSSGIYWSPTWQPTATGLEEFRCHHGVYYTRIVSAFRGIEAEILYFVPIDDDLEVWRVRIRNRQQAPRELDLFAYVELCLGHALVDLINQPNDQHFNEVRFDRSEQILFATKRYWVRYRGPTVQQANEEWDKVVFFASSLPVTGWDGSKDLFIGRWRSEANPEAVELGRCTNSEITSGDAVAALHAGLELQAGVEQEFVVLLGVVPKKEYPEAGATLVRKYRDLGLVQSEYQRLLDEWRDYLSAVQVATPDDDLNTMVNVWNQYQTSVTFRFSRDASYYHGGLLFGRGFRDSCQDTLGPMIARPDWVRQRLEQMCRAQFADGSAFHLLFPGSGTGERTGHADTPLWLPFAVTQYLKETADWPFLDANVPFADQGSGSVLQHALLAVDYLLANLSPRGLAKFGPGDWNDTLDYLGRGGKGDSVWVSMFLAFVLKELMELLHYLGSKEQASRYGKAYEQLRNAINQHCWDGEWYIRGTNDWGEVIGSASTREGRIFLNAQSWAVISGVAPEERAWQCMEAVRLHLDTPKGPKILHPPYRTIDPRIGLATRCVAGKKENGSVFNHAVSWAILAECLLGRAERAFDLYKRALPMNPVVDIDRYEVEPYVYAEYVTSPDHPTYGQASHSWLTGSSAWMFRDVLDYILGVRPTYRGLLIDPCVPAKWTLFRVQRRFRGHLFDMEVTNPEHVSRGVVEVVVAGERLAGNLIDLDDECVARAIAGKERVPVRVTLSHKAREPQRKG from the coding sequence GTGCAAAAGTACGGGACGTTCTCGGAGGATCGAAAGGAATTCATCATCACCCGGCCGGATACTCCTAAGCCATGGGTGAACTATATCTCCAATGGCCGCTACACCGGCCTTGTGTCGCAGACGGGGGGTGGCTTTAGCTTTTGCCCTTCGCCCAGAGATGACCGCATCACCCGTTGGCGCTACAATGGCCTGCCCATGGACCGGCCCGGGCGATATCTCTATTTGCGTGACCGCAGCTCGGGCATCTACTGGTCGCCCACCTGGCAACCGACGGCAACCGGCCTTGAGGAGTTCCGCTGCCACCACGGTGTGTACTACACGCGCATTGTGTCCGCATTTCGAGGCATTGAGGCGGAGATTCTCTACTTCGTGCCCATCGACGACGACTTGGAGGTCTGGCGGGTCAGGATCCGCAACAGGCAGCAGGCGCCAAGGGAATTGGACCTGTTTGCCTATGTGGAGCTCTGCTTGGGGCACGCGCTGGTTGATCTCATCAACCAGCCCAATGACCAGCACTTTAATGAGGTGCGTTTCGACCGCAGTGAGCAGATTCTCTTTGCCACCAAGCGCTATTGGGTGCGCTACCGGGGCCCGACAGTTCAGCAAGCCAACGAAGAGTGGGACAAGGTGGTTTTCTTTGCCTCCTCGTTGCCCGTGACAGGCTGGGATGGGAGCAAGGACCTGTTCATCGGACGTTGGCGCTCCGAGGCAAACCCGGAGGCAGTGGAACTTGGCCGCTGCACAAACTCCGAAATCACCTCCGGGGATGCAGTGGCGGCGCTCCACGCCGGGTTGGAACTCCAAGCCGGCGTGGAGCAGGAGTTCGTGGTTCTGCTGGGTGTGGTGCCCAAGAAGGAGTACCCGGAGGCGGGCGCGACGCTGGTGCGGAAGTACCGGGACCTCGGCCTCGTGCAGAGCGAGTACCAGCGCCTGCTCGACGAGTGGCGCGACTACTTGAGCGCCGTCCAGGTGGCCACTCCGGACGACGATCTCAACACCATGGTAAACGTCTGGAATCAGTACCAGACCTCGGTGACCTTTCGTTTTTCCCGCGATGCCTCCTACTATCACGGAGGCCTGCTCTTTGGGCGTGGCTTTAGGGACTCCTGCCAAGACACGTTGGGGCCGATGATCGCCAGGCCGGATTGGGTGCGCCAGCGGCTCGAGCAGATGTGTCGCGCGCAATTCGCCGATGGCAGTGCCTTTCACCTGCTTTTTCCGGGCAGCGGCACGGGTGAGCGAACAGGCCACGCCGACACACCTCTTTGGCTCCCGTTCGCCGTGACGCAGTATCTGAAGGAAACCGCTGACTGGCCCTTCTTGGATGCGAATGTGCCGTTTGCCGACCAAGGGTCCGGCTCAGTGTTGCAGCACGCCCTCTTGGCGGTGGACTACCTCTTAGCAAATCTTTCGCCACGCGGGCTGGCCAAGTTTGGCCCTGGTGACTGGAACGATACTCTCGACTACCTGGGCCGGGGCGGCAAAGGCGACAGCGTGTGGGTCAGCATGTTCCTGGCCTTCGTCCTCAAGGAACTTATGGAGCTACTGCACTACCTCGGCTCGAAAGAACAGGCTTCCCGCTATGGGAAGGCTTATGAACAGCTTCGCAACGCCATCAACCAGCACTGCTGGGACGGGGAGTGGTACATTCGTGGCACCAACGACTGGGGGGAGGTAATCGGCTCCGCCAGCACTCGGGAAGGTCGCATTTTCCTGAACGCGCAGTCCTGGGCGGTGATTAGCGGCGTCGCGCCAGAGGAGCGGGCGTGGCAATGCATGGAGGCCGTGCGCCTGCACCTGGACACGCCCAAGGGGCCAAAGATCCTGCACCCGCCGTACCGCACGATCGATCCGCGGATTGGCCTTGCGACGCGCTGTGTGGCCGGAAAGAAGGAAAACGGCAGCGTCTTCAACCACGCGGTAAGCTGGGCGATACTCGCGGAATGTCTCCTGGGGAGGGCGGAGCGCGCCTTCGACCTTTACAAGCGGGCTTTGCCCATGAACCCGGTGGTGGACATTGACCGCTATGAGGTGGAGCCTTACGTCTACGCCGAGTATGTCACCAGCCCCGACCATCCCACCTACGGCCAGGCAAGCCATTCCTGGCTCACGGGCTCCTCGGCCTGGATGTTCCGCGATGTGCTCGACTACATCCTCGGCGTCAGGCCGACGTACCGGGGCCTGCTCATCGACCCATGTGTTCCGGCGAAATGGACTTTGTTTCGGGTGCAACGGAGGTTCCGCGGGCATTTGTTCGACATGGAGGTGACCAACCCCGAGCACGTGAGCAGAGGGGTGGTCGAGGTGGTGGTGGCAGGGGAGCGCTTGGCTGGGAACCTTATTGACCTGGACGATGAGTGCGTGGCACGGGCGATAGCCGGCAAGGAGCGTGTGCCGGTGCGCGTGACCCTGAGCCACAAGGCGCGGGAGCCGCAGCGGAAGGGATGA
- a CDS encoding ATP-binding protein — protein MQQPLLLARAEGAQDPSALAQARGHRSLAGHGQGLLFPESEQVAGSRSHLSQTLAHEPPDAERGTCLPPLETIFRQWADLASEALLAIDATGKVLLANRACAQLLGLPVESLRGTHVATLLGSSCPLVEALHSPQVTLSGRTTAEWEWIATDGRTVPLRIVWSLLPAGPGQGSLYLASVQELSALHALEERLRQAQRFEAMGTLATGIAHDLKNFLAGMLGCARFLLAEMDEGDAHYGEVKSIAETANTAIDLVNRLLALTRTAPSQMLVCSLNQLVERTALVLRRTVAGNIRVRLNLCEELPSVLCNPAQIEQVLMNLGINAAEAMPQGGELVFRTGLVELHEEAWQGVPPGRYAYFSVQDSGVGIPPYLQRKIFEPLFTTKQPGKGSGMGLAVAEGIVREHRGMIAVDSRVGVGSRFTVYLPVAIEDQPEPTAVAPIKA, from the coding sequence ATGCAACAACCCCTTCTACTGGCGCGCGCCGAGGGGGCGCAGGATCCGAGCGCTCTCGCCCAGGCACGCGGCCATCGTTCCCTCGCCGGTCATGGGCAGGGTCTCCTCTTCCCGGAAAGTGAGCAGGTGGCCGGCTCCAGGTCGCATTTATCTCAAACGCTGGCGCATGAGCCGCCAGACGCGGAGCGTGGCACCTGTCTTCCCCCTCTCGAGACCATCTTCAGACAATGGGCCGACCTCGCCTCTGAGGCACTGTTGGCCATCGATGCGACAGGCAAGGTCTTGTTGGCCAATCGCGCCTGTGCGCAGTTGCTTGGCCTGCCGGTTGAAAGCTTGCGCGGCACGCACGTAGCCACGCTTCTGGGCTCGTCCTGTCCTCTGGTGGAGGCACTTCATTCGCCGCAGGTCACGCTATCTGGCCGGACCACTGCGGAATGGGAGTGGATAGCGACTGACGGCAGAACGGTGCCGCTGCGCATTGTCTGGTCCCTGCTGCCGGCCGGACCGGGCCAGGGCTCCCTCTACCTGGCCAGCGTCCAGGAACTCTCGGCGCTGCATGCACTGGAGGAAAGACTGCGCCAGGCGCAGAGGTTCGAGGCGATGGGAACTCTGGCCACTGGCATTGCTCATGACCTAAAGAACTTTTTGGCCGGCATGCTCGGCTGTGCCCGCTTTTTATTAGCAGAAATGGACGAGGGCGATGCGCACTATGGCGAAGTCAAGTCCATCGCGGAGACGGCCAACACCGCCATCGATCTTGTCAATCGCCTACTCGCCCTGACTCGCACTGCACCGAGCCAGATGCTGGTCTGCTCCCTCAACCAGCTGGTGGAGCGGACGGCCCTTGTTCTGCGGCGCACCGTTGCCGGGAACATCCGCGTGCGACTGAACCTTTGCGAGGAGCTTCCATCGGTCCTGTGTAACCCAGCCCAGATCGAACAGGTGCTTATGAATCTGGGTATCAACGCGGCGGAGGCCATGCCGCAGGGTGGCGAGCTCGTCTTCCGCACTGGTTTGGTGGAGTTGCATGAAGAAGCCTGGCAGGGGGTCCCTCCGGGGAGATACGCCTACTTCAGTGTGCAGGATAGCGGTGTAGGGATCCCTCCCTATCTGCAGCGCAAGATCTTTGAGCCGCTCTTCACCACCAAACAGCCAGGCAAAGGGAGCGGCATGGGGCTGGCCGTGGCTGAGGGCATTGTGAGGGAGCATCGCGGAATGATCGCCGTGGATAGCAGGGTTGGCGTTGGCAGTCGCTTCACGGTGTATCTGCCGGTGGCCATAGAGGACCAACCGGAACCGACGGCGGTGGCACCCATTAAGGCCTGA
- a CDS encoding HDOD domain-containing protein — protein sequence MREESREEILRTYLAKIEYVPTIPTIVNQVLTELENPEANLQEVVEILMADQVLTLRMIRLVNSAFWGLKHQVQSLKEAILYMGLREVRNVVLTTWLVNAFVSKVARFRIETFWEHSFGCGLVSQQLARAMGFGQVDRAYLGGLLHDIGEVVLCQNFPEEFAQVVSLVEKKGYAYQEAEDEVLGINHTDFGQWLVRYWQLEEGLAEVATAHHEPSRARRESELVAIVHLADLLCRLKGLGYGSYERLQVCLGDDPVWRLLTAKRERLANLDMERFSFELDEQVEEVKVAVASIYNNQAHRPTLKVESTRY from the coding sequence ATGAGAGAGGAGAGTAGAGAGGAAATCCTGCGCACGTACCTGGCCAAGATCGAATATGTTCCTACCATCCCGACGATAGTCAATCAGGTCCTCACGGAGTTGGAGAATCCGGAGGCGAACCTGCAAGAAGTGGTCGAGATCTTGATGGCCGACCAGGTGCTGACCCTGCGCATGATCCGGCTGGTCAATTCCGCATTTTGGGGCCTCAAACACCAGGTGCAATCCCTCAAAGAGGCCATCCTGTACATGGGGTTGCGGGAGGTGCGCAATGTCGTGTTGACCACGTGGCTGGTCAACGCCTTTGTCTCCAAGGTGGCGCGCTTCCGCATCGAGACCTTTTGGGAGCACTCTTTCGGGTGCGGGCTGGTGAGCCAGCAACTTGCCAGGGCCATGGGCTTCGGCCAAGTGGACCGCGCCTACTTGGGCGGATTGCTCCACGACATTGGCGAAGTGGTGCTGTGCCAGAACTTCCCCGAGGAATTTGCGCAGGTCGTGTCCCTGGTGGAAAAGAAGGGGTACGCGTACCAGGAGGCAGAGGACGAAGTGCTGGGCATCAACCACACTGACTTTGGCCAGTGGCTTGTCCGGTACTGGCAATTGGAAGAAGGGCTGGCTGAGGTTGCCACTGCCCACCACGAACCATCCCGAGCAAGGCGGGAGTCGGAGCTGGTGGCCATCGTCCATCTGGCGGACCTGCTCTGCCGGCTGAAGGGATTGGGGTATGGTTCCTATGAGCGTCTGCAGGTGTGTCTTGGGGATGACCCTGTCTGGCGTCTGCTCACTGCCAAGCGCGAACGCCTGGCCAATCTCGATATGGAAAGATTCTCCTTCGAGCTCGATGAGCAGGTGGAGGAGGTGAAAGTCGCCGTGGCCAGCATCTACAACAACCAGGCACACAGGCCGACTTTGAAAGTGGAATCGACCAGGTACTGA
- a CDS encoding protein-glutamate O-methyltransferase CheR, with protein MDEVLALRDYLYERTGLYLPNSRRYMFEGRFLARMEAVGLANLGQYLAYLRKEEKSNGELTCLLNELAVGALSFFADPVRFRALGEVFIPDLVRRDKDRSKELVVWCLGCGTGQETYAAAMVMHQLQQTSLQGWNCLAWGTDRSVSAIAAAREGVYAEFALRGVPRSLLEQYLVPGQGQVRVSQHLKSMVRFDQFDVARLPTAVPENKVDIIFSCCELAHFDRQERGKMVEALHRTLRDGGYLVLGNLESLHGLRDGFRLVHFPGGFAYRKLLNSG; from the coding sequence ATGGACGAAGTGTTGGCGCTCCGGGACTATCTTTACGAGAGAACGGGCCTGTATCTACCCAACAGTCGGCGCTATATGTTTGAGGGCCGGTTTCTCGCCCGCATGGAGGCGGTTGGACTGGCGAACCTGGGGCAGTACCTTGCCTACCTGCGCAAGGAAGAAAAGAGCAATGGCGAACTCACTTGCCTTCTCAACGAATTGGCTGTGGGCGCGCTGAGCTTTTTCGCCGATCCGGTCAGGTTTCGCGCATTGGGGGAGGTGTTCATCCCGGACCTTGTGCGGCGGGACAAAGACAGGAGCAAAGAGCTGGTCGTCTGGTGTTTGGGCTGCGGGACAGGACAGGAAACCTATGCCGCGGCCATGGTCATGCACCAACTCCAACAAACCTCGTTACAGGGATGGAACTGCCTGGCATGGGGCACCGACCGGAGCGTTTCTGCCATTGCTGCCGCGCGCGAGGGCGTGTACGCGGAGTTTGCCCTGCGTGGGGTACCTAGAAGCCTGTTGGAACAGTACCTTGTCCCGGGACAGGGTCAAGTAAGAGTAAGCCAGCACCTCAAGTCCATGGTGCGTTTTGACCAGTTCGACGTGGCGCGTTTGCCGACTGCTGTGCCGGAGAACAAGGTGGACATCATCTTTTCTTGCTGCGAGCTGGCGCATTTTGACCGCCAAGAGCGGGGGAAAATGGTCGAGGCCCTTCATCGCACCTTGCGCGACGGCGGCTATCTGGTCCTGGGCAACCTTGAGTCACTGCACGGGCTGCGCGATGGCTTCCGACTTGTGCATTTCCCAGGAGGATTCGCCTATCGGAAGCTCCTGAACAGCGGATGA
- a CDS encoding flagellar protein FlaG — translation MEITDTESVRANLPLMVPPARRDVSVERSRPAETREAKPEPGRPTEVDPSLATQLAGALSDFANAMNVRIAFLVDQATGKTVIKVIDQETQEVIRQIPPEEMLRLVARMSRLLGVLLNREA, via the coding sequence GTGGAGATCACGGATACTGAATCGGTCCGTGCCAACCTTCCCCTGATGGTGCCTCCAGCTCGCCGGGATGTCTCCGTCGAAAGGTCCCGGCCGGCGGAGACGAGGGAGGCTAAGCCCGAACCAGGCAGGCCGACGGAAGTCGATCCAAGTTTGGCCACCCAATTGGCTGGGGCGCTCAGCGACTTTGCCAATGCCATGAACGTTCGCATCGCATTCCTGGTTGACCAGGCCACGGGCAAGACGGTCATCAAGGTGATCGACCAGGAGACCCAGGAGGTGATACGCCAGATCCCTCCGGAGGAAATGCTGCGTCTGGTAGCACGCATGTCGCGTCTGCTGGGCGTGTTGCTCAATCGCGAGGCGTGA
- the fliD gene encoding flagellar filament capping protein FliD yields the protein MISLDALFNQSSAIDALVEKYMALERKPVTELENRKSTLNVRVAMYQDLKNYLTSLKALVDDLAESSSDSIFNLVNVVSSNAALVSATVSSGAATGTYQLRVRQLATATTVKSSAALNTAAGVVSSAQVVPGPGELDTSESWSAAGFTQTPDGSVTINGKEFVLADYATVDAFMAAVNQDETAGANIYYDSLRDRFVIESDETGVDLVVSESPETYGFLTAGKIVPGTYTTNRTGVQADVFLYQANFDKAVGEDESGSFKINGVTITWDADTDTLNTIIGRINRSAAGVTAYYDDTLDKLVLTANQTGSDEIALEDVTGTFLTQTLKLAGATQTLGQDARFTINSTSAEDEITKDSNTFSINGITYVLRGVTVANDDYADPATTAVTITASKDTSTLEAKIRAFLSSLNTVTSYIKAKSAVDSSTYTRGAMTGETVFTSLRTQLLGALLGRVTGLESGKPSTVAEIGITVDSALQASLSDASKLRAWLQEDPVAVENLFNSSDGVATRMASLLEAFTDTGGIVDDQQTNLREEVRRIDNRLARLNEQLQRREEYYRKQLASMQEALYALVQQQSTLAGFLNSFSSWNSG from the coding sequence ATGATCTCCCTGGACGCGCTGTTCAACCAGAGCTCAGCCATCGACGCGCTTGTCGAGAAGTACATGGCGCTCGAACGCAAACCGGTCACCGAGCTGGAGAACCGGAAATCTACCCTCAATGTGCGGGTCGCCATGTACCAGGACCTGAAGAACTATCTTACCTCCCTGAAGGCCCTTGTCGATGACCTGGCGGAGAGCAGCAGCGACTCCATCTTTAACCTGGTGAATGTGGTGAGTAGCAATGCCGCCCTGGTATCGGCTACGGTTTCCTCGGGTGCCGCAACCGGCACCTACCAGCTGCGCGTCCGGCAACTTGCCACCGCCACCACCGTCAAGAGCAGCGCTGCGCTGAATACGGCGGCAGGCGTAGTCAGCAGCGCGCAAGTGGTACCAGGTCCTGGCGAGCTGGATACCTCGGAGAGCTGGAGCGCTGCGGGATTTACCCAGACCCCTGATGGCAGCGTCACCATCAACGGCAAAGAATTCGTGCTTGCCGACTATGCCACGGTCGACGCCTTCATGGCAGCGGTCAATCAAGACGAAACAGCAGGGGCGAACATCTACTACGATAGTCTGCGTGATCGTTTCGTCATCGAAAGTGATGAGACCGGGGTCGACTTGGTGGTGAGCGAGTCGCCAGAGACTTACGGCTTTCTGACTGCCGGCAAGATTGTCCCTGGCACCTACACGACCAATAGGACGGGCGTGCAGGCCGATGTCTTCCTCTATCAGGCCAATTTCGACAAGGCGGTGGGGGAGGACGAGTCGGGCAGTTTCAAGATCAACGGCGTCACCATCACCTGGGATGCCGATACCGATACCTTGAACACCATCATTGGGCGCATCAACCGTTCCGCAGCCGGAGTGACGGCCTACTACGACGATACGCTCGACAAGCTGGTGCTCACCGCCAATCAGACTGGGAGCGACGAGATTGCGCTGGAGGACGTCACTGGCACCTTTTTGACCCAAACTTTGAAATTGGCGGGGGCTACCCAGACCCTAGGCCAAGACGCGCGCTTCACCATCAACAGCACTTCGGCCGAGGACGAAATCACGAAAGATTCCAATACTTTCTCCATCAATGGCATTACCTATGTGCTGCGAGGGGTGACCGTTGCCAATGATGATTATGCTGACCCGGCAACAACCGCCGTCACCATCACCGCCAGCAAGGACACCAGTACGCTGGAGGCCAAGATTCGCGCATTTTTGAGCAGTCTTAACACTGTTACCTCATACATCAAGGCCAAGTCGGCGGTGGATAGCTCCACGTATACGCGCGGTGCCATGACAGGTGAGACGGTTTTTACCAGCCTGCGCACGCAGCTCCTCGGAGCCCTGTTGGGTCGCGTGACAGGATTGGAGAGCGGCAAGCCCTCGACCGTGGCTGAAATCGGCATAACCGTTGATAGCGCACTGCAGGCCTCCTTGTCCGACGCCTCCAAACTCCGTGCGTGGCTCCAAGAAGACCCGGTGGCTGTGGAGAACCTTTTCAACTCCAGCGACGGAGTTGCTACCCGCATGGCATCCTTGCTGGAGGCATTCACCGATACGGGCGGCATCGTGGATGACCAGCAGACGAATCTGCGCGAGGAGGTGCGGCGCATCGACAACAGGTTAGCACGCCTCAACGAACAGCTCCAACGTCGTGAGGAATACTACCGCAAACAGTTGGCATCCATGCAGGAGGCTTTGTACGCGCTCGTGCAGCAACAAAGTACCCTTGCGGGCTTTTTGAACAGTTTCTCCTCTTGGAATTCCGGGTAA
- a CDS encoding flagellar protein FliS — translation MTMTRKVDPLLRYREQEILSAPPERLVVHLYDFILRCCARQDGSGAARALSVLIDGLNFDYPEIAEGLFRLYDYCLRQVKRQRFEETQTIISELRAAWEKATARPALSPEGAAI, via the coding sequence ATGACTATGACCCGTAAGGTAGACCCTCTCCTCAGATACCGCGAACAGGAGATTCTTTCTGCTCCGCCGGAAAGGCTGGTGGTGCATCTGTACGATTTCATTCTGCGCTGTTGTGCCCGACAGGATGGCTCCGGGGCGGCGCGCGCTCTGTCGGTACTCATTGACGGATTGAACTTTGACTACCCGGAAATCGCCGAAGGCCTCTTTCGGCTCTATGACTATTGCCTGCGGCAGGTGAAGAGACAGCGCTTCGAAGAGACGCAGACGATAATCAGCGAGCTCCGCGCTGCCTGGGAAAAGGCGACTGCCCGACCGGCGCTGTCGCCAGAAGGAGCAGCCATATGA
- a CDS encoding flagellin, whose amino-acid sequence MAEVELTRINTNIAALNMLNALTNINRNLSIHQLRLATGKRINQAADDAAGLTIASKLKVRAEGLGVALNNVADAKNMVAVAEGNLTKILDILGQMKAKATQAANDTLGSEERAAINKELAQLAAQIDDEVTQATWNGVPLLSGDSTSFVFQVGAATTDVLTFDLKSSEVGYTGGYTAVSLSVDQGGGTVTIGTASDYYVAPGAYTLTAIAASATINTGATQLNEGFYTFQVVSVTEEKVKYRVLDAYGSPLQISSTSNGTGALATSAEATLDEGATATIDTGRGFKFQLGDLEVDDTGSFVFKLDKAGNNVNDHDSAVAYMSQIDAAITNVNKALSYIGARVNRMTAQEENLMTAKVNTEAAHNRIMHADLALEQLEASKLLILQQTATAMLAQANVGPQAVLALFR is encoded by the coding sequence ATGGCAGAGGTGGAACTGACGCGGATAAACACCAACATCGCCGCGTTGAACATGCTGAATGCTCTGACCAACATCAACCGCAATCTGAGCATTCACCAATTGCGCCTTGCCACTGGCAAGCGCATCAACCAGGCGGCCGATGATGCGGCCGGCCTGACCATTGCCAGCAAACTGAAAGTCCGGGCCGAGGGCCTTGGCGTGGCACTGAACAACGTGGCCGATGCCAAGAACATGGTGGCCGTGGCAGAGGGTAACCTGACCAAGATACTGGACATCTTGGGCCAGATGAAGGCCAAAGCCACGCAGGCAGCCAACGATACCCTGGGTTCGGAAGAACGTGCGGCCATCAACAAGGAACTGGCTCAGCTGGCGGCGCAGATCGATGACGAGGTCACCCAGGCCACCTGGAACGGCGTGCCACTCCTCAGTGGCGATAGCACTTCGTTCGTCTTCCAGGTCGGTGCTGCCACCACGGACGTGCTGACCTTCGACCTAAAGAGCTCGGAGGTGGGCTACACTGGTGGCTATACTGCCGTCAGCCTGTCGGTGGACCAGGGCGGTGGCACGGTGACCATCGGCACCGCCTCGGACTACTACGTGGCGCCTGGCGCGTACACGCTGACCGCCATTGCCGCCTCGGCAACGATCAACACGGGGGCCACGCAGCTCAATGAGGGCTTCTACACATTTCAGGTGGTCTCCGTTACCGAGGAGAAAGTGAAGTATCGCGTGCTGGATGCCTACGGCTCACCGTTGCAGATTTCCTCCACCAGTAACGGCACCGGGGCGCTGGCAACGTCGGCAGAGGCCACGCTGGACGAAGGGGCCACAGCCACCATCGATACCGGGCGCGGTTTCAAGTTCCAGCTGGGCGACTTGGAAGTTGACGACACTGGTTCCTTTGTCTTTAAGCTCGACAAGGCCGGCAACAACGTGAACGACCACGACAGTGCGGTGGCCTACATGAGCCAGATCGACGCGGCTATCACGAACGTCAATAAGGCGCTGAGCTACATTGGCGCGCGCGTGAACCGCATGACAGCCCAGGAAGAGAACCTGATGACCGCCAAGGTCAACACCGAGGCGGCCCACAACCGCATCATGCACGCCGACCTGGCCTTGGAACAGCTGGAGGCCTCCAAGCTGCTCATCCTGCAGCAGACGGCCACGGCCATGCTGGCCCAGGCCAATGTCGGTCCACAGGCAGTCTTGGCCCTGTTCAGGTAA